Genomic window (Streptococcus porcinus):
TTAAGCCTGTCTTTACTGCTGTAACCGCTCAGACTCGTGAAGCCCTCTTAGACAATGGTCAATTGGATATTATCATCGCTACCTATACCATTACTCCTGAACGACAAGCTAACTACTCCTTCTCTAAACCTTATTACCGCGATGAGATTGGCTTTCTCGTTAATACTTCTCAAAAAATAGCATCAATCAAAGATTTAAACCACGCAACTATCGGTGTTGCACAAGGATCAACTACTAAAGCCGCAATTGAGAAATATGCTAGAAATAAAAAACTTACATTTAAATTTGTTCAGTTAGGATCTTACCCCGAATTAGCCATTTCTCTTTACGCTAAACGGATTAAAGCATTTTCTGTTGATAAATCCATTCTAACGGGCTATGTCAGCAAACAGTCACAAATTTTATCAGATGGTTTTAACCAACAATCTTACGGAATCGCTAGCTCAAAAGCTAATCAAAACTTAACCAAGTATATCAATGAATTAATTACTAAATGGTCAAATGACGGTAGTTTGAAAAAAATCTACCGTAAATACCATTTGAAACCTGCTAAAGCTGAATAAGATGAAAGGAGCTAATCATGACCTATTTACTAACAGTTGAAAGTCCATTTGCTCTTTCAAAATGGCAAGCTTTTTTCGCAAATTTCCCTCTCTTTGCAAAAGCTTTTTTATACACTCTTGGCATGTCGATTGGGGCTTTAATTCTAGCCTTAGTTCTAGGGATTATTTTTGGAGCCTTATCAACTTCCAAGAAAAAAGGCTATCGAACTTGTGCTCGAGTCTATGTTGAACTCTACCAAAACACTCCACTTCTAGTACAACTCGTTTTTGTCTATTACGGGTTAGCAATCATAAGTAATGGTCATATTATGATTTCAAGCTTCTTTACAGCAGTTCTTTGCGTTGGAGTTTACCATGGTGCTTACATTGCTGAAGTTATTCGTTCTGGTATTGAAGCTGTTCCTAAAGGGCAAATTGAAGCTTCTCTTTCACAAGGATTTACCTATGAACAAACGATGAGCTTAATTGTGCTCCCACAGGCGGTGCGGACAATTCTACCACCAATGACTAACCAAGTCGTTAACCTTATCAAAAATACGTCCATTGTGGCCATAATTTCAGGTGCAGATATCATGTTTACTGCTAAAGCATGGGCCTATGAAAGTACTAATTATGTTCCAGCTTTCGCCGGAGCAGCTATCTTATACTTCATTGTGTGCTTCCCACTTGCCAACTGGGCACGTCGAAAAGAAGAAGCAAACAAAAAAACCTATTCAGTCTAAAAAGGAGGAAAGTTCATGTCACAATTATTTACAGCCGCAAACCTTTCCTTTATTTTTCAAGGCCTAGGTCTCACTTTGTATATTTCATTTATTTCCATTGTTTTATCCACCCTTTTTGGTACCATATTAGCCATTATGCGTAACGGAAAAAACAAGTTTGTCAAATTACTAGCCAGTATTTATATCGAATTTGTCCGAAATGTCCCTAACCTCTTGTGGATATTTATCATCTTCTTAGTCTTTCAGATGAAGTCAACACCAGCTGGTATCACTGCTTTTACTGTATTTACCTCAGCGGCGCTAGCAGAAATCATTCGTGGAGGTTTGAATGGTGTAGATAACGGTCAGACAGAGGCTGGTCTAGCCCAAGGCTTAAGTCCTAGTCAAGTCTTTCTACTAATTGTTTTCCCCCAAGCTTACCGAAAAATGTTACCTGCCATCATTTCTCAGTTTGTAACAGTTATTAAGGATACCTCCTTACTTTATTCTGTTATTGCTATTCAAGAGCTTTTTGGTAAGAGTCAAATATTAATGGGAAACTATTTTCAAGCTGACCAAGTTTTTGCCCTTTACGCTTTAATCACCCTTATTTATTTTGTTATTAACTTTACCATTTCAAGTCTATCAAGACGTTTAGCAAAAAAATGGGCAAAGGCTAATTAAGGCTGTATTGACACATTCAGTAGAAGGTTATATCAAAAGAGAAACTGAAAATCAGTTTCTCTTTTCTTTTTTAGCAAACAAGAGGTTAAACCATCTCAAAAAACGTACTTTCCAACAAAAGTAGAAACATCTTTTTTTAACATGCCTATAACTAGATAATCCTTTTCTGGCAAAAGCTCCCTTATGATTAAAATAGGATAACTCAAAATCGTTAATCTGGCCTTGTGACCATTTTTTTACGATATGTTTTGGTGAACGATACTCTTTCAAAACCTCTCGTCTAAATAAGGGATCATGTCTCCTAACAGGATCAACATCTAAATCCCAATGTCGTGGACCAGCTGTTCCATAATTAAAACTAGCTCCATTAACAATCCCAGTCTCTGTTATGACTTCTGCGTCAAGTTCGTTTAAAAAACGGCCATTACTTGCTAAGATAAATTCGGTGTGAAACCCCATCAATATCTTGATATTATGAGAAGCTTGATTGTCTGGAAAGCAAATCTGATTACCCGTCATCTTCAACTTATTATGTAGGCGCGACGATTCAGACAGTGAATAGTCGGCAACATTTCGCCAAAAGGAAGGCCCCTTTTTGTGGCTTAAATAGTTTGCTAAAGCCTGACCATCTGTTTGCTGGTATTTTCGATAATGGTGACGAACATACTGCGCTTGCTGGCTCGAAATGACATAGCGAAATTGATGAATCCTTTTTTCTAATTTTCCCTCTTGGCAAAGCTTATCACCAGGGAATGATTTATCAACTAGGGTAGCCAAACTTGACCAAAAACAATCATCTGGACTCAAAGAGGGGTGGAAATGGCTTAATAAATGTCTTGTTTCATTAAGACTCCCACTTAAGTCACTTGGCATGGCAACCATGTCTAATAGTATTTTTAATAAAACCCTACCTTCTAGAGTCTCACTGCTATAAGCCCAAAAACGTCTAAAAAGAGAGGAGCCAACACGGTAGTCTATATCACCATGTAAAGCAACTTCCCTTAAAATTTCTATTGGCCATCCCAAATAGTATAATTGTTTGATTGTCACATACTTTTCGTGAAGGTCTACCTTCATTTGCCCCTCCTTTTAAAAAGCTTTTTACTATTATATCCCAAATGAATAAATTTCTCTTTCTTTTGATATTAAAAAACTAGGTCACGTGTGACCTAGTCTTACTCTTAAATTAATTACATTGTAGATAGAACAAACTGATATAAAACTGCCCCTAAAGAACCACCTAAAATAGGAGCAACAACTGGAATCCACGCATAAGACCAATCTGACTCACCCTTATTTGGAATTGGCAAGAGAGCATGTATTAAGCGTGGACCTAAGTCACGAGCTGGATTTATAGCATAACCCGTTGTGCCACCAAGTCCAAAACCAACAGCCATAACCACTAAACCAACAATCAGTGGA
Coding sequences:
- a CDS encoding amino acid ABC transporter permease; the encoded protein is MTYLLTVESPFALSKWQAFFANFPLFAKAFLYTLGMSIGALILALVLGIIFGALSTSKKKGYRTCARVYVELYQNTPLLVQLVFVYYGLAIISNGHIMISSFFTAVLCVGVYHGAYIAEVIRSGIEAVPKGQIEASLSQGFTYEQTMSLIVLPQAVRTILPPMTNQVVNLIKNTSIVAIISGADIMFTAKAWAYESTNYVPAFAGAAILYFIVCFPLANWARRKEEANKKTYSV
- a CDS encoding transporter substrate-binding domain-containing protein; translation: MTYIKKWILLSLLAFFCLSQLTLPSVKAAENKWENNSAIKKIKKSGVLRIGVKQDVPNFGYYSPNSGQYEGMEVDIARKIAKSLKVKPVFTAVTAQTREALLDNGQLDIIIATYTITPERQANYSFSKPYYRDEIGFLVNTSQKIASIKDLNHATIGVAQGSTTKAAIEKYARNKKLTFKFVQLGSYPELAISLYAKRIKAFSVDKSILTGYVSKQSQILSDGFNQQSYGIASSKANQNLTKYINELITKWSNDGSLKKIYRKYHLKPAKAE
- a CDS encoding amino acid ABC transporter permease, whose product is MSQLFTAANLSFIFQGLGLTLYISFISIVLSTLFGTILAIMRNGKNKFVKLLASIYIEFVRNVPNLLWIFIIFLVFQMKSTPAGITAFTVFTSAALAEIIRGGLNGVDNGQTEAGLAQGLSPSQVFLLIVFPQAYRKMLPAIISQFVTVIKDTSLLYSVIAIQELFGKSQILMGNYFQADQVFALYALITLIYFVINFTISSLSRRLAKKWAKAN
- a CDS encoding DUF3114 domain-containing protein, coding for MKVDLHEKYVTIKQLYYLGWPIEILREVALHGDIDYRVGSSLFRRFWAYSSETLEGRVLLKILLDMVAMPSDLSGSLNETRHLLSHFHPSLSPDDCFWSSLATLVDKSFPGDKLCQEGKLEKRIHQFRYVISSQQAQYVRHHYRKYQQTDGQALANYLSHKKGPSFWRNVADYSLSESSRLHNKLKMTGNQICFPDNQASHNIKILMGFHTEFILASNGRFLNELDAEVITETGIVNGASFNYGTAGPRHWDLDVDPVRRHDPLFRREVLKEYRSPKHIVKKWSQGQINDFELSYFNHKGAFARKGLSSYRHVKKRCFYFCWKVRFLRWFNLLFAKKEKRN